One Rhinolophus ferrumequinum isolate MPI-CBG mRhiFer1 chromosome X, mRhiFer1_v1.p, whole genome shotgun sequence genomic window, ACGCAATACCTTCTCCCTCCATCTACAGAGCCAGAGCTGCATGTGGATGGGGCATGGGTGGCTGGAGAGACTCCTAGATGCTTGTTTTAAAACTCAGAAGGTGAGGGTTTAGCAAAAGAATCAACCAGAGACATTTGTTTATTTAGGAACCAAATAACTTTATTGGAAGAAATGGCAAAACCAGAAGATAATAATTTAAGTGAACGCTTTTCAAAGGCAATAAATACTGCAATGTGCCTGATCAGCATGGTGACCAGGGGAAGTCACCCAGTGGCTATAGGGCAGGCAGTCCAAACTCAGTTCTTTTCCTCACTGTCGCCCAGGGTGAGCTTGTCAAAGAGGTAGTCTGCCAAGCCGGATTCCGGGGCTCCCATCTTGCGCAGCTTGGTGATGTGGTCCCCCAGCTCTTTGATGAACTCCACCTGCCCCTGCAGGCAGTGACTGCTCAGGAAGGCGCACAGGTGGGCGTCCTTCATCTCGGTGGCCAGCTGGTGCAGGTTGAGCAGGCTCTGGTTCACGCTCCACTCCAGGTGCAAGGCGCACTCCATGGCCTTCAGGCCATTCTCCCAGCGGTTGCGGTCAGGCCTGCTGATGTCGCGCAGGCGGAGGTGGCCCCCGCGCTGGTTCTGCAGCTCCATCAGCCTCTCCGCGTGCTTCCTCTCCTGGCTGGACTGCTGCAGGAAGAACTGGGCGAAGTGCTTCAAGGCCACCTCGTGGCTGCTGAAATAGGAGGCCATGGACTCATACACGTAGGAGGCGTAGAGCTCCAGGGAGATCTGGTAGTTGATGGCGGCCTCGCATTTGAGGTGGTAGTTTTCGCTGACAAACGGGGGCGGCGTGGTCGTCATGGCTGGAGGTGCGGGCCGAGGCGAGGGCGAACGCGGCGGCTGGGCCTTGGAGTGTCGCAGGAGCAGGCGACCAGGGCAGCCAGAAGCTGAGTCAGGGGCGGTTTTCCCAGGTACCTCAGCAAACTCCCAAGATGGACCAGGAGGACGCCCTCTGCTGGGCTGGGTGGAAGGTGTGGGTGGGGACCTGAAATGAGTTCCCTTGAGGGCTGGGGGGCGGGATGGTGGCCTTTACACTACAAGGCCagtgcagggaggggagagagctcACTGTTCCAGGGTCCATCCCAGCCTTGTGAGCGCAAAAGACTCTGTGCCGAGCACTTGGCATCGAAAagtttttagtttaataaatttttaattttccaagcaCTTTCTATTATTCTGGTTATTCTCTTTAATAGCACcatgttctcattttaaagaaattactaaaaattgtgagaatattattataatttggaTTTTTGATAAAGTTCTCTTTCCTGGTATATGTAGgtcagatattatatatatatatatatatatatatatattattcacacacatatatgtatatatacatacacacacacacacacacacacacacacgtgtagatatacagagggtgccaaataaatgtatacagtttGCGGAAGGGAAAatctgtactaaaattgtaacacccagtatataccgataacaaaagattagtacaagtcacgtttgtctTCTACAGTTACAAGAGTtgttcaaaatggttaccatcagtgtacttttattttatttttttcatcactgtaaatttaaaacagttctttccaatcttaagatgtgtatacttttttttggcagccatatatatatatatatatatatatatatatatatatatatatgattaagttggtgcaaaagtaattgcggtttaaaaggttaaatataattttaaaaacagctattACCTTTGCATCaaccatatatagatatagatacagcaATATAGGTATAGACATAGATATTTTTTACTCCTGAAATAGCTCAGTTTGTTCATCCTGATCTCTTACACTTTCCTCAAATATCTTGCAAGCATCTGTGGTTTCCTATTTGGGAGTAATGGGCCCATTTGATTAGTATAAGTAATTGGCATGGATGTGATCTACAGTGGTAATGTCCATTTGTCTGGTAGGCTGGTCCTCCGAATGGAATTTGAAGTGTGTGAGTTATGCAGTGGTTTCCTTTGGTGGTGCATTTTATGGAGCTTGCAGGTAGGAGAGGGACCCTCCCAAATGCCAAAAGCATGGCATTTCACTAACATTGGAAGACTTCTGGGGATCTGTCTTGTAGGTGGTAGGTGTgcccttctgttttctttcctttttgctagGCAAGTTGGCATTGTCTCTGATTTGTTCtattttggtttccttcttcctcaaaTAATTCAGTGTCTCTGGAGTGTAGTTTGGGGATTAAAGCAGATCCAATGCCAAATGGTTTTGTCCAATGTAAGTAAGGTTGGGGTAGGGTCAGAGCAGGACAGCAGCAAACAGATCAGTTATTCAAGTGGTAGCTCTTGAATGTCACAGTCCACCCAGGACCCTCTACAGTCTTTTGAATTCACAGACTCTGTTCTTGAACTTTCCTTGTATGTGCTTGCCTTTCTATTGCaggtattttaaattctctggTTTTGTTGGTTTGTAAGTGTCCCGTTTCTATCGCCAAGATTTCCTCATAATGGCTGGTTAGCTATCTCTATCTTTGCCAGTTAGTATGTTGAGATCATTGTTTCTGTGTCCAAACCACCACCATAGTTCAGTTatatcatttttccctttttagaaatacaaatactcattttttaaatagttaagcATTCACATGACTCAAAAGCCACATACTTCTACCCTCTGTAGCCAACCAATGAACTATTATGGTTATaatcaggagaagaaaggaagaaaaaaaagaaacaatcctcaTGTTAAGAAAAAGTACAGAGTCATAAGAGAGGAATGTTTAGAAACATTGGTTTAGAAGCATATGATTTTCGAGGGCACATGGAACAATTACCAAGACTGACTTTATTTTTGGACCATGCAACAggtctaaaaaattttaaatggatttaaatcatttttcagtaagtttcaggtgtacaaaacaatgtactagttagacattgacagccctcccaaagtgataacccccccatctactacccctctgacactgtatatagttgttacaattccattgacgaTATTCCCAAGGTGTACTCCGCATTCTGTGAAAATATCTACgtctatctatgtatgtatctgtatacacacacacacacacacacacacacacacacacacacggtgctaAAAAGTGTATGCAcaatttaaggaaggaaaaacctattaaaattgtagtattcaatatataccgataacaaaagatgaagataactcaggtttgacttctgcaattacaagaggtgctcaaaatggttaccgtcagcatccagacacttctaattatggcaaactacttcttgagcaacactgaccaaagtgtgcagttgtatacattttttggcacccctggtgtgtgtgtgtgtgtgtgtgtgtgtgtgtgtgtgtgtgtgtaattatagttgacattcagtattcttAAACTTCAGCTGCAGGTTTATATCACAGTGGTGAGACACCTACATAGTctgtgaagtggtctccctagtaagtcCAGTgaccatctggcaccctacataatctttaaaacattatttattttattctccaaaatgCATTTCCTATCTCCATGGCTATATTGTGATGagaatttgtactttctaatccctttaccttctcccacaTCCCCACTCTCCTTCCATCTACGAACCATcaattttttccctatatctctgagtctatttctctctttttttggtcACGTATtctgttcttagattccacatataagtatgatcctatggcatttgtctttccccgtctgacttatttcacttagcataatattctctacgtccatccatgtcgttgcacacggtaagatttcattcttctttattgctgACTAATACTTCAgatgggtcatgaggtagttccattttattttattttattaaattttctttttattggggaatgttggtgaacagtgtgtttttccatggcctatcagctccaagtcaagtcgtcgtccttcaatctagttgtggagggcgcagctcagctccacgtctaGTCGtctagtcgctgttttcaatctttagttacaaggggcacagcccaccatcccatgcggggattgaactggcaaccttgttgttaagagcttgcactctaaccaactgagccatccggccagccctcctgcagctcagcagaggctcgttgtcttcaatctagttgtggtgggcgcagttcattggcccatgtgggaattgaaccagcaaccctgtagTTAACAGCTCATGCTCTCACCAAAtgaaccatctggccacccccaagGTCgttccatttccaattttttgaggtacctagATACTGTTTTTTCCAtagttgcaccaatttgcaatcccaccaacagtgcacgagggttcccttttctccacttcctcgcTAGCACTTGTTTTTGATTTATCGATGATGATAGGctttctgactggagtgaggtggtatctcattgtgggttttatttgcatgtctctaGTGATTAATGAGATTGAAcgttttttcatgtctgttggccatctgtgtgtcctctttagagaaaggTCTCTtgatgtcctttgcccatttttttttagtgttgtttgttttttggtattgagttatatgagttttttataaattttggatattaaccccctcGTGGCTGCTGAAATAGGAGGCCATGGACTCATACACGTAGGAGGCGTAGAGCTCCAGGACGATCTGGTTGTTGATGGCAGCTTCGCATTCGGGGTAGTAGTTCTGGCACACGTACGAGGGCGGCGCGGTTGTCATGGCTGGAGGCGCAGGTGCAGCGGGTGCCAAGGCCAAGGTGGCTCGGAAGGGGGGTATGGGGTCCAGCGGCAGTAGGGGTGCAGGCAGTGGCAGCACAGCCTCGGAGCATTCCCAAGATGGTTGACCCGGGCTTTCTCAAGTGGGCTCTGGGGCCTGATGACAGCTTTGAGATGGGACTGGAAATGGGGTCCATAATGGGTAAAGAGGGTGAGGGAGGTTCCAGTGCTGGTGGGTGGGCAAGTATGCGAGTGCTGTGTTTAAGTTCCAACTGAGGCTGCATGAGGCAGGGCGAACTGGCCAAACACCTGGCAtctattaagtttttaattttgcaataatatttttgttgttcaaatACTTTATCTTGTTCTCTAATTGATTTCTTCTACTGCAGcctgttcttatttttatagtCCCATCATCTCTTAAAATTCTCAGaatatgaatttgaaattttttggtaaagttgttttctgtttcctgtatttttttaaattaaatttattagggtgtcaatagtaaaattacatagatttcaggtgtacaattctgtattacatcatctataaatcccattgtgtgttcaccacccagagtcagttctccttccatcaccatatatttggcccccttttccatcttctaccatccccctgcccccttaccctctggtaaccactaaactattgtctgtgtctatgagtttttgtttctttgtttgtcttgttcctttgttgctttcagttttatatcccacatacgagtgaagtcatatggttcttgactttttctgtctgacgtgtttcacttagcataataatgacaatatccatccaggttgtcgcaaatggtactatttcatcttttcttatggcagagtagtattccattgtgtatatgtagcacatcttctttatccaatcatctatcgaaggacactttggttgtttccatgtcttggtcactgtaaataatgctgcaatgaacaactTTCCAGAAACAGTTCTGTTTGTTCATCATGATATTCTTTCACTTTACTCAAGTATTTTGCAAACCTTTGTCCATTAATATTTAGGAGTAAAGGGTGCATTTAGTCAGCCTAGATAATTAGCATGGATATGATCTACAGTTGTGATGTTCATTTCACTAATATGCGTAGGCTTCTCCTCAGAGTCTGAGGGTACAGGTAGGAGTGTGTAGGGAAGGCAGAGTGTGTCAATTAGGGAGTGGTGTTCTCCTTTGGGGGTACATGGCATGGTGCTTGCAGGTAACATAGGGACCCTCCCCATTGCCAAAACAAACATGACATTCCTGCAGTGGAAGACTAGTGTTTTCCCTTCTAGGTAGATGTGTCCTATTGTTTCCCTTTTGTGCAAGCTCATTCCCTGTCTTTGGAGTGTAGTTTGGGAATTTAAAGGGGTCAAATAATACAACTACTTATTGACCTCTTTAAGTAGGGGTCCGGGAAGGTCAGAGCAGGGTAGGGTAAAACAAATCTTCTGTTCACAGAGTATCTCTTTAATCTCATAGTTGACCTAGGAGCCTCCACAGTACTGTGATTTTGTTGACTGTTCTTGAAGTTTCTCCAAATGTGCTGGTGTTTTCTACTGCAGGTGTTTCAAGTTCTCTGAATTAACTAATCTAATGGCATCTTGCTTTTGCTATCTTCCAATAATTCCTTATAATTTCTGGTCTGCTAAtgatctttgtgtgtgtgtgtatgtgtgtgtgtgtgtataaaatattttttgtgtgtttagccactaccataattcaattatcattttgtatttctaaaaatgtaaataattttctgaatagGTAATATACTCACTTGgttcaaagccacacagctctcCTCTTTGTAGACAACTAGTGTGGTATTAGTTGTTATAATCAggagaagaatgaggaagaaaaggaagaaataatgttcaagagacagaagagattttaaaatacagttgaccctgaaCATCATAGGTTTGAACTATGTGGGTCTACTTATACAcggattttttccaataaatactgtaaatgtattttctctttcttatgattttcttaataacattttctctagctttattgtaagaatacagtatataatacatataacacaaaATACGTGTTAATCGGCTGATTATGTTATCGGTAAGGGTTCTGGctaacagtaggctattagtagttaagtttttgggaaGTCAAAGTTTATATGGgaattttcaactgcatggggtTTGGCGCCCCTAACCCCCATGTTcgtcaagggtcaactgtatattctTTAGAAGCACATTGTTCTCAAGTGCACACTGAATATTTACCAAGATTAATAATATTCTGGGCCATAACcaagtctcaatacatttcaAAGGATTCAAATCATAccagattagaaaataaaaactatctcaaataaaaaaatctaactatCTTCCTTAaggaactaaattaaaaaaaaagtgatatatacCCAAATCAAGCAGAAGGcaggaaattataaagaaaggagaattcagtaaaatagaaaataaacaaaaaaaatagagaaaataaattaaaccaaacaTAGATTCTTTGAGGTTAAAAATCAGATAACTCTCTAGGCAGGCTGatcaagaaacaaagagagaagacataaattacCCCTATCAATCATGAGAGAGAAGAGATTACTATAGGTTATGAAAAGGGAATAATATTGCCATAACTAACTTAGATTAATTATGATTCACCTCTAGCAACTGGGTGTATTACAACTGGGCATATTATTACAAAATTG contains:
- the LOC117029440 gene encoding ferritin heavy chain-like, translated to MTTTPPPFVSENYHLKCEAAINYQISLELYASYVYESMASYFSSHEVALKHFAQFFLQQSSQERKHAERLMELQNQRGGHLRLRDISRPDRNRWENGLKAMECALHLEWSVNQSLLNLHQLATEMKDAHLCAFLSSHCLQGQVEFIKELGDHITKLRKMGAPESGLADYLFDKLTLGDSEEKN